Proteins encoded in a region of the Enoplosus armatus isolate fEnoArm2 chromosome 16, fEnoArm2.hap1, whole genome shotgun sequence genome:
- the eva1bb gene encoding eva-1 homolog Bb, with protein MEPVKRDMELLSNSMATYAHIKANPESFALYFMMGVCFGLLMALCLLVAGIACRTRRHSRPPPSPERRQLKESSEEEDDESIAEEDEEEAEVPKVTMGPMSDRSSQSNGTLRSVNVFASAEELEKARRLEERERIVREIWRNGQPDILVTGTGTIGRVHYH; from the exons ATGGAGCCTGTTAAGAGAGACATGGAGCTGCTCAGTAACAGCATGGCGACCTACGCTCACATCAAAG CCAATCCAGAGAGCTTCGCCCTCTACTTCATGATGGGCGTCTGTTTCGGCCTGCTCATGGCGTTGTGCCTCCTGGTGGCCGGCATCGCCTGCAGGACTCGCCGCCACAGCAGGCCTCCCCCTTCCCCCGAGAGGAGACAGCTGAAGGAGTCcagcgaggaagaggatgatgagagTATCgcggaggaggatgaggaggaggcggaggtcCCTAAAGTGACAATGGGGCCCATGAGTGATCGCAGCAGCCAGTCTAACGGTACTCTGAGGAGCGTGAATGTGTTCGCGtcagcagaggagctggagaaggcGCGACGTCTGGAGGAGAGGGAACGAATCGTCAGGGAGATCTGGAGGAACGGACAACCGGACATCCTGGTCACAGGGACGGGGACTATTGGACGAGTGCATTACCACTAA